A genomic region of Mycobacterium senriense contains the following coding sequences:
- a CDS encoding Rv3717 family N-acetylmuramoyl-L-alanine amidase: MDLRLSRRVGVRTIICMIVAASAIVIPNAVATPSNIAGMVVFIDPGHNGSNDGSINRQVPTGRGGTKDCQTSGTATNTGYMEHTFTWDTALRVRAELSALGVRTALSRANDNGLGPCVDERANAANALHPNAVLSIHADGGPPSGRGFHVNYSAPPLNQVQAGPSVQYARIMRDQMQGSGIPPANYIGQNGLYGRSDLTGLNLAQYPSILVECGNMKNPADSALMESAEGRQKYADALVRGVAGFLASQGQAR; encoded by the coding sequence GTGGACCTACGACTGAGCAGGCGTGTCGGCGTCAGGACGATCATCTGCATGATTGTTGCTGCGTCGGCCATCGTCATCCCCAACGCCGTGGCAACCCCCTCCAACATCGCCGGCATGGTGGTTTTCATCGATCCGGGCCACAACGGCTCAAATGACGGCTCCATCAACCGTCAGGTGCCCACCGGCCGCGGCGGCACCAAGGACTGCCAGACCAGCGGGACCGCGACCAACACCGGCTATATGGAGCACACGTTCACCTGGGACACCGCGCTGCGGGTGCGTGCCGAGTTGAGCGCCCTGGGAGTGCGGACCGCGCTGTCCCGCGCCAACGACAACGGCCTGGGGCCGTGTGTCGACGAACGCGCGAACGCGGCCAACGCGCTGCACCCCAACGCGGTCCTGTCCATCCACGCCGACGGCGGCCCGCCGTCCGGCCGGGGATTCCACGTCAACTACTCGGCCCCGCCGCTCAACCAGGTCCAGGCGGGCCCGTCGGTGCAGTACGCGCGGATCATGCGCGACCAGATGCAGGGCTCGGGGATCCCGCCGGCCAACTACATCGGCCAGAACGGCCTTTACGGCCGCTCGGACCTCACCGGCCTGAACCTGGCGCAGTACCCGTCGATCCTGGTCGAGTGCGGCAACATGAAGAACCCCGCCGATTCGGCGCTGATGGAGTCGGCCGAGGGCCGGCAGAAATACGCCGACGCACTGGTCCGCGGGGTGGCGGGCTTCCTGGCCTCGCAGGGCCAGGCGCGCTGA
- a CDS encoding YbaB/EbfC family nucleoid-associated protein — protein sequence MQPGGDMSALLAQAQQMQQKLMEAQQQLANAEVHGQAGGGLVSVVVKGSGEVVAVKIDPSVVDPSDVETLQDLIVGAMGDASKQVTRMAQERLGSLAGGFGPPPGQPPAPAQGL from the coding sequence ATGCAACCCGGAGGCGATATGTCGGCGCTGCTGGCCCAGGCGCAGCAGATGCAGCAAAAGCTGATGGAGGCCCAGCAACAATTGGCGAACGCTGAGGTGCATGGTCAGGCCGGTGGGGGCTTGGTCAGCGTCGTCGTGAAGGGCAGCGGCGAGGTGGTCGCGGTGAAGATCGATCCCTCCGTCGTCGACCCGTCGGACGTCGAAACCCTGCAGGACCTGATCGTCGGCGCCATGGGCGACGCGTCCAAGCAGGTCACCCGGATGGCCCAGGAGCGGCTGGGGTCGCTGGCCGGCGGCTTCGGCCCGCCACCGGGGCAGCCGCCCGCGCCGGCGCAGGGGCTTTAG
- a CDS encoding ABC transporter permease, producing the protein MTTATLPGSSLAAGPQLAPGQAVSRLAVRQLRRGAVLAALICGVMSALVAFQYQPIGALLNQSDLRVLAENPAIRVLSGPPVALDNPGGFTVWRTGTAVSVIASGWIMLAATRITRGEEDNRRWDLLLAGRLRMADVVTRCLAALIGCSALIGVAIAAGLLAARTQPTGAVIYAVATACIAATFATMALLAAQVMPSRSGATGLTAAALGVSLMLRMISDGSHQLAWSAWMTPFGLAARSAPYAENRIIPLIVLGAFPIVLAGAALFTASHRDLGDGVVTVPVSRPPRTRSLQSIGGFAFRRTVRTTLGWATGIAAYFFLVGVLLPSILKLFQTNPRIAKLAAPAGMGGHELVNVGAAVLFGVLAVPTGLYAAVRLAAMVADETAGRLNLLFAQPISRVHLMSAEIMVTVGGVVALHCSAAMGIWVGAEITGAPLQLSASLAGALNSVPVALLAAGAAAVGAGWLPSAAAAIGALPVVGGFLVNVIMKSTNAPGWAANLSPWTHLAAVPDAPPNWAATAIFLLVGAVLAALGVYGYVQRDLAT; encoded by the coding sequence ATGACAACGGCCACGCTGCCCGGTTCGTCGTTGGCCGCAGGGCCGCAACTCGCGCCGGGGCAGGCCGTGAGTCGGCTGGCCGTGCGCCAGCTTCGTCGCGGTGCCGTGCTGGCCGCCCTGATCTGCGGAGTCATGTCGGCGTTGGTCGCCTTCCAGTACCAACCGATCGGCGCGTTGCTGAATCAATCAGACCTTCGTGTACTCGCCGAGAATCCCGCCATAAGGGTCTTGTCGGGCCCGCCGGTCGCTCTCGACAATCCCGGCGGTTTCACCGTATGGCGTACCGGCACAGCCGTTTCGGTAATCGCGAGCGGATGGATCATGCTTGCCGCCACACGCATTACCCGCGGTGAGGAGGATAACCGGCGGTGGGATCTGCTCCTCGCCGGACGCCTGCGAATGGCTGATGTGGTCACCCGATGCCTGGCCGCTCTTATTGGATGCTCGGCGCTGATCGGTGTGGCGATAGCGGCGGGCCTTCTGGCGGCTCGCACTCAACCAACTGGTGCGGTGATCTATGCGGTCGCAACCGCCTGTATCGCTGCAACTTTCGCCACGATGGCGCTGCTCGCCGCGCAAGTCATGCCGAGCCGATCCGGCGCCACGGGACTTACGGCCGCAGCTTTAGGTGTAAGCCTGATGCTGCGCATGATCTCCGATGGCTCGCATCAATTGGCATGGTCGGCCTGGATGACCCCGTTCGGGCTTGCCGCCCGGTCGGCGCCATACGCCGAGAACCGCATCATCCCGCTGATCGTGCTGGGCGCGTTTCCGATAGTGCTGGCCGGTGCGGCCCTCTTCACGGCAAGCCACCGCGATTTGGGCGACGGGGTGGTGACGGTGCCTGTCAGCCGTCCTCCACGAACACGCTCGTTGCAGTCGATCGGTGGGTTCGCCTTTCGCCGGACCGTCCGGACCACGCTCGGCTGGGCAACGGGTATCGCCGCGTACTTCTTCCTGGTCGGCGTATTGCTCCCCTCGATTCTCAAGTTGTTTCAGACAAACCCGCGCATCGCTAAACTCGCCGCGCCCGCCGGGATGGGCGGCCATGAACTGGTGAATGTCGGCGCTGCGGTTCTGTTCGGCGTGCTCGCCGTTCCCACCGGGCTGTACGCCGCTGTGCGTCTCGCGGCGATGGTCGCCGACGAGACGGCAGGTCGATTGAACTTGCTTTTCGCCCAGCCCATTTCGCGTGTACATCTGATGTCGGCTGAGATCATGGTCACGGTTGGCGGGGTGGTAGCCCTGCATTGCTCGGCCGCAATGGGCATCTGGGTCGGAGCCGAAATCACCGGCGCACCACTGCAGTTGAGCGCTTCGCTTGCAGGTGCGCTGAATTCCGTTCCGGTGGCGTTGCTCGCGGCCGGGGCGGCCGCCGTGGGCGCCGGGTGGCTCCCCTCCGCTGCCGCCGCAATCGGCGCACTGCCGGTTGTGGGCGGGTTTCTGGTGAACGTCATCATGAAGTCCACGAACGCCCCTGGCTGGGCGGCCAACCTGTCGCCGTGGACGCACCTCGCTGCCGTGCCCGACGCACCGCCCAATTGGGCGGCCACCGCCATTTTCCTGCTCGTCGGCGCTGTCCTTGCCGCGCTCGGAGTGTATGGCTACGTACAGCGCGATTTGGCAACCTGA
- a CDS encoding non-ribosomal peptide synthetase, protein MELDDLVLPLTRGQLDIWIAQKTGSFGAKWQLGELIRIQGAIEPELLQRSIVQAVREAEPLRAGFLELNGKVFQKPVDYPDVELARYDLTGSPDPAQDAHRLASSIQRILMPLAGPLFKFALMQTQVDEFYWFVCCHHIVVDGIGITLVCHRIAEIYNAIAAGASASPAFFGSLKDLIDCELEYESSTDYLNDRAYWIRNIPQESEPRYRLPAAADDGSGPDEPSEPVQLDPPAVAGIQVLSQACGVRRSSVITAACALLVRAFDTESPEVVLDFPASRRVRPETHTVAGMISGFVPLTLKTPPELSIAEFCKNVDTCMREALQHQRFPVHSIDYNARLRGSGQASNRVVVNFIPGTHLGDLAGAPASGTLTHAGPVEFALIFFRDGDQLFLSTAGPGQLFSNSDARDLAQRLGRVLVAMVAEVGRPVSSVDVLGEAEHVRLGVWGNRAGWTRLPVAVSIPVVFAEQVARNPQAIAVRAGGQSMTYRELDAAANRLAHRLAGRGVGPGQCVALLLERSAEAIVAILAVLKTGAAYLAIDPAVPAARLRFVLADAAPAVVLSSTALSARLHRVDVAVLDLADPGLDAQPDTGLPPPHPHDIAYLIYTSGTTGTPKGVAITHHNVTALLAHPDAGLPTPGVWTHAHSLAFDVSVWEILAPLLRGGRLVVVDETVAASPPELHQLLVAEGVSVLTQTPSAAAMLSPHGLETTTLVTVGEACPLPVVHQWAPGRVMLNAYGPTETTMCVTISTPLTAATPVVPIGAPVPGATLHVLDPWLRPVPIGVIGELYIAGAGVAVGYLGRPALSATRFIANPYGQPGARMYRSGDLVRWGPDGQLHYLGRADEQVKIRGYRIELGEIHTALSALDGVEQAVVIARHDHPGHPRLIGYITGTANPTHARTQLAEQLPAYMIPAAIITLDTLPLTPNGKLDTHALPAPDTPDLHDYQAPNTVLEEILATIYAQVLGLDQVSINDSFFDLGGDSLLAMRLSGAINTTLDADVSVPTVFDAPTVAQLVGHIGVGSRRLQPLVAAERPAVVPLSYAQQRLWFVDQLQGPSPVYNLAAALRLNGRLDTDELRAAMADVVGRHESLRTLLAAPEGIPQQLVLSPERVDFGWDLVDATSWSADRLEEAIGAAARRGFDLGTEIPLRATLFCVAEEEHVLVAVVHHIAADGWSIGPLIRDLGVAYSSRCAGQPPGWAPLPVQYVDYTLWQRAQLGDLDDSDSPIAAQLDYWEQALAGLPERLQLPTDRPYPPVADQRGSNVIVDFPAELQQQVARLGREHNTTSFMVIQAAVAVLLSKVSASPEVAVGFPIAGRRDPALDELVGFFINTLVLRVDVSKDPTTAELLDQVRRRSLAAYEHQDVPFEVLVERLNPSRSLAHHPLIQVMVGWQFAGDSDPAAELALEGLQVTSLPVNTRTARMDLAFSLAERFTEGGDPAGIGGTVEFRTDVFDAASVHALVGRLERVLVAMTADPAQRISSIDVLDEGEHARLDELGNRAVLTQPATEASIPAVFAEQVTRAPDAVAVTFEGRSLTYRELDAAANRLAHLLAGHGAGPGQSVALLFSRSADAIVAILAVLKTGAAYLPMDPALPAARIEFMVADSGPIAAITTACLRSRFDKCELAVFDFDDPRVDSQPNTALPNPAPDDLAHIVYTSGTTGVPKGVTVTHHNVTQMFDALDIGVELAPHQVWTQFHSYAFDFSVWEIWGALLFGGRLVVVPDSVARTPEDFHAMLVDQQVTVLTQTPSAVGMLSPQGLESAALVIGAEPCPVELVNRWAPGRVMVNVYGPTETTMWASKSAPLAAGSGPPPIGSPIAWAAFFVLDAWLNPVPAGVIGELYLAGRGVGVGYVRRAGLTGSRFVACPFGGPGTRMYRTGDLVRWGPDGQLHYLGRADEQVKIRGYRIELGEIQTALSALDGVEQAAVIAREDRPGDKRLVGYITGTADPTQARTALAERLPAYMIPAAVVVIQALPLTPNGKLDTRALPAPEYTVGPYRPPGSAIEEILAGIYAQVLGLDRVGIDDSFFDLGGDSILSMQVVARARAAGLICRPRDVFVEQTVARLARVATVADGIAGVVDEGVGPVIATPIMCWLRSVDGPIDEFNQTIVMSAPVGATESDVVAVLQALLDRHAMLRLRVDSDGADGWSLWVPNAGLVDAGACLQRVDVLSDDALVAARARLNPATGSMLSALWVADTGQLAMIIHHLAIDGVSWRILLEDLNIAWAQHHSGQPIALPPGGTSFVRWSTLLDQHARHPHVVAHADTWKQLTATPARLPAVQAAVDTYASAGQLTAQLDSELTRMLLGEVPAAFHAGVQDILLIAFAMALAQFLGHRRHPDRHRRRRPRPPRGTGRRGRPVPHRGDGSPPNTRCP, encoded by the coding sequence ATGGAACTGGATGACCTGGTTTTACCGCTGACGCGGGGACAACTAGACATTTGGATTGCGCAGAAAACGGGCAGCTTCGGTGCGAAGTGGCAGCTGGGCGAGCTGATCCGAATCCAGGGTGCCATCGAGCCGGAGTTGCTTCAGCGGTCAATTGTCCAAGCGGTGCGCGAGGCCGAACCGCTTCGAGCCGGGTTTCTCGAGCTGAATGGCAAGGTTTTCCAGAAACCGGTTGATTACCCGGACGTTGAGCTTGCTCGTTATGACCTGACCGGCTCGCCGGATCCCGCACAGGACGCCCATCGGCTGGCATCATCGATCCAACGCATCCTGATGCCCCTCGCCGGCCCGCTGTTCAAATTTGCATTGATGCAGACACAGGTAGATGAATTTTATTGGTTCGTGTGCTGCCATCATATAGTAGTAGACGGCATCGGTATTACTCTTGTTTGTCACCGAATCGCGGAAATCTATAATGCAATTGCTGCTGGAGCATCTGCCTCGCCCGCTTTTTTCGGGTCGCTGAAGGATCTAATCGATTGCGAATTAGAGTACGAATCGTCGACCGATTATCTGAATGATCGGGCTTACTGGATCAGGAACATTCCGCAGGAAAGCGAACCGCGTTATCGGTTGCCGGCGGCCGCCGACGATGGCAGTGGTCCGGACGAACCATCTGAACCCGTGCAATTGGACCCTCCAGCCGTGGCTGGCATCCAAGTGCTGTCCCAGGCCTGCGGGGTGCGTCGATCTTCGGTGATCACCGCAGCGTGCGCGCTCCTGGTACGCGCGTTCGACACCGAGAGTCCGGAGGTAGTGCTCGACTTTCCGGCAAGCAGGCGAGTTCGTCCAGAAACCCATACGGTGGCCGGAATGATTTCCGGGTTCGTGCCACTGACGTTGAAAACTCCGCCTGAACTTTCAATCGCGGAGTTTTGTAAAAATGTCGACACGTGTATGCGCGAAGCGTTACAGCATCAACGGTTCCCGGTGCATTCAATCGATTACAACGCGCGCCTTCGCGGCTCTGGACAGGCGTCGAATCGAGTCGTAGTTAATTTTATTCCAGGCACACATCTGGGGGATCTCGCCGGTGCTCCGGCATCAGGAACCCTGACCCATGCCGGCCCCGTCGAATTCGCGCTGATCTTTTTCAGAGACGGTGATCAGCTCTTCCTCAGCACGGCGGGTCCCGGACAATTGTTTTCCAACTCCGATGCCCGCGATCTAGCCCAGCGGTTGGGGCGGGTGTTGGTGGCGATGGTTGCTGAGGTGGGGCGGCCGGTGTCGTCGGTGGATGTGCTTGGTGAGGCCGAGCATGTCCGGCTTGGGGTGTGGGGGAATCGGGCGGGGTGGACCCGGCTGCCGGTGGCGGTGTCGATTCCGGTGGTGTTCGCCGAGCAGGTGGCCCGCAACCCGCAGGCGATCGCGGTCCGCGCGGGGGGCCAGTCGATGACCTATCGGGAACTGGATGCGGCGGCCAACCGGTTAGCGCATCGGCTGGCTGGCCGCGGGGTGGGCCCGGGCCAATGTGTGGCGCTGCTGCTGGAGCGTTCCGCCGAGGCGATCGTGGCGATTTTGGCCGTGCTCAAGACCGGGGCCGCCTACCTGGCGATCGACCCCGCCGTGCCCGCCGCGCGGCTGCGGTTCGTACTCGCCGATGCCGCACCAGCAGTAGTGCTGAGCAGCACCGCACTGTCCGCCCGCCTGCACAGGGTGGACGTGGCGGTCCTCGACCTGGCCGATCCCGGGCTTGACGCCCAGCCCGACACCGGATTGCCCCCGCCGCACCCGCACGACATCGCGTATCTGATCTACACCTCGGGCACCACCGGCACCCCCAAAGGCGTGGCCATCACCCACCACAACGTGACCGCGCTGCTGGCCCACCCCGATGCCGGGCTGCCCACCCCCGGCGTATGGACCCATGCCCACTCGCTGGCCTTCGACGTCTCGGTGTGGGAGATCTTGGCCCCGCTGCTACGCGGGGGCCGGCTGGTGGTGGTCGACGAGACAGTGGCCGCCTCCCCCCCAGAGCTGCACCAACTGCTGGTCGCCGAAGGCGTCAGCGTGTTGACCCAAACCCCCTCGGCCGCAGCGATGCTCTCCCCACACGGGCTGGAGACCACCACACTGGTGACCGTCGGAGAAGCCTGCCCCCTGCCAGTCGTCCACCAATGGGCCCCCGGGCGGGTGATGCTCAACGCCTACGGCCCCACCGAAACCACCATGTGCGTGACCATCAGCACCCCCCTGACCGCCGCCACCCCCGTGGTGCCGATCGGCGCCCCGGTCCCCGGGGCCACCCTGCACGTCCTGGACCCCTGGCTACGCCCCGTCCCGATCGGGGTGATCGGCGAGCTCTACATCGCCGGGGCCGGGGTCGCGGTGGGCTACCTGGGCCGACCCGCACTCAGCGCCACCCGCTTCATCGCCAACCCCTACGGCCAACCCGGGGCCCGGATGTATCGCAGCGGGGACCTGGTGCGCTGGGGCCCCGATGGCCAACTGCACTACCTCGGACGCGCCGACGAACAAGTCAAGATCCGCGGCTACCGCATCGAACTCGGCGAAATCCACACCGCGCTAAGCGCACTCGACGGCGTCGAGCAAGCCGTCGTCATCGCCCGCCACGACCACCCCGGCCACCCCCGCCTGATCGGCTACATCACCGGCACCGCCAACCCCACCCACGCACGCACCCAACTCGCCGAACAACTCCCGGCCTACATGATCCCGGCCGCCATCATCACACTCGACACCCTGCCGCTAACCCCCAACGGCAAACTCGACACCCACGCCCTGCCCGCACCCGACACCCCAGACCTGCACGACTACCAAGCCCCCAACACCGTCCTCGAAGAAATCCTGGCCACCATCTACGCCCAAGTCCTCGGACTCGACCAAGTCAGCATCAACGACTCCTTCTTCGACCTCGGCGGGGATTCGCTATTGGCCATGCGTTTGTCTGGGGCGATCAACACAACACTGGATGCCGACGTTTCGGTCCCGACCGTGTTCGACGCGCCCACGGTTGCCCAGTTGGTAGGCCATATCGGCGTGGGTTCGCGGCGGCTGCAACCCTTGGTGGCAGCAGAGCGGCCAGCGGTGGTGCCGTTGTCGTATGCCCAGCAGCGGTTGTGGTTTGTCGACCAGTTGCAGGGACCCTCCCCGGTGTACAACCTGGCCGCGGCATTGCGGTTGAACGGGCGCCTCGATACCGACGAATTGCGCGCGGCGATGGCGGATGTGGTCGGCCGTCATGAAAGCCTGCGCACGCTGCTTGCCGCGCCCGAGGGGATCCCCCAGCAGCTAGTACTGTCGCCCGAGCGAGTCGACTTCGGTTGGGATCTTGTCGATGCCACCAGCTGGTCGGCGGATCGGTTGGAGGAGGCCATCGGCGCGGCAGCGCGTCGCGGTTTTGACCTGGGAACCGAAATCCCTTTGCGCGCAACACTTTTCTGCGTCGCCGAGGAAGAACATGTGCTGGTGGCCGTGGTCCACCACATCGCTGCCGACGGCTGGTCAATCGGCCCGCTGATCAGGGATCTGGGTGTGGCCTACTCCAGTCGGTGTGCCGGGCAGCCCCCTGGCTGGGCGCCGCTGCCGGTGCAGTACGTCGATTACACACTGTGGCAACGAGCGCAGCTGGGAGACCTCGACGACAGCGACAGCCCCATCGCCGCGCAACTGGACTACTGGGAGCAGGCCCTGGCTGGGCTGCCCGAGCGGCTGCAGCTGCCCACCGATCGGCCCTACCCGCCGGTGGCCGATCAGCGCGGGTCCAACGTCATCGTGGATTTTCCGGCCGAGCTGCAGCAGCAGGTTGCACGATTGGGCCGCGAGCACAATACAACCAGTTTCATGGTGATTCAGGCCGCCGTGGCGGTGCTGTTGTCGAAGGTCAGCGCCAGCCCCGAGGTGGCCGTCGGGTTCCCAATCGCCGGACGACGCGACCCCGCACTGGACGAACTGGTGGGTTTTTTCATCAACACCTTGGTGCTGCGCGTCGACGTGTCGAAGGACCCCACCACCGCCGAACTGCTGGACCAGGTGCGCAGACGCAGCCTGGCCGCCTACGAACACCAAGACGTGCCCTTCGAAGTGCTTGTGGAGCGACTCAATCCGTCAAGGTCGTTGGCTCACCACCCGCTGATTCAGGTGATGGTCGGCTGGCAGTTCGCCGGCGATAGCGATCCCGCGGCGGAGCTGGCATTGGAGGGCCTGCAGGTCACGTCGCTACCGGTGAACACCCGCACCGCCCGGATGGATCTGGCGTTCTCCTTGGCCGAACGCTTCACCGAGGGCGGTGACCCCGCCGGGATCGGCGGAACGGTGGAGTTTCGCACCGATGTGTTCGACGCGGCCAGCGTCCACGCGCTGGTCGGGCGCTTGGAGCGGGTGCTGGTGGCGATGACCGCCGACCCGGCGCAAAGGATTTCGTCGATCGATGTACTCGACGAGGGTGAGCACGCCCGCCTCGATGAACTCGGCAACCGTGCGGTACTGACCCAGCCCGCAACCGAAGCATCGATTCCGGCTGTGTTCGCCGAGCAGGTGACCCGTGCCCCCGATGCAGTGGCGGTGACCTTCGAGGGTCGCTCCCTGACCTACCGCGAGCTTGATGCGGCCGCCAACCGGTTGGCGCATCTGTTGGCGGGCCACGGCGCCGGCCCCGGTCAGTCTGTGGCACTGCTGTTTTCGCGGTCGGCTGATGCGATCGTGGCGATTTTGGCCGTGCTCAAGACCGGGGCGGCGTATCTGCCGATGGATCCGGCGCTGCCGGCGGCCCGGATCGAGTTCATGGTCGCCGATTCCGGACCGATCGCTGCGATCACCACGGCGTGCCTGCGCTCCCGGTTCGATAAGTGCGAGCTGGCCGTTTTCGATTTCGACGACCCTCGCGTCGATTCCCAACCCAATACCGCCTTGCCGAACCCGGCCCCTGATGACCTGGCACACATCGTTTACACCTCTGGCACAACCGGGGTGCCCAAAGGTGTGACCGTCACGCACCACAACGTCACTCAGATGTTCGACGCACTGGATATCGGGGTGGAGTTGGCACCCCACCAGGTGTGGACGCAGTTTCACTCCTACGCCTTCGATTTCTCGGTCTGGGAGATCTGGGGTGCGTTGCTGTTTGGCGGGCGGCTAGTGGTGGTGCCTGACTCGGTGGCGCGCACACCGGAGGACTTCCACGCGATGCTGGTCGACCAGCAAGTCACCGTGTTGACCCAGACCCCGTCGGCGGTGGGGATGCTTTCGCCGCAAGGGTTGGAGTCGGCGGCGTTGGTGATCGGTGCGGAACCCTGCCCCGTCGAGTTGGTGAACCGGTGGGCGCCGGGACGCGTGATGGTCAACGTGTACGGCCCGACCGAGACGACGATGTGGGCGTCCAAGAGTGCACCTCTGGCGGCGGGGTCGGGGCCGCCGCCGATCGGCTCGCCGATTGCGTGGGCGGCCTTCTTTGTGCTGGATGCCTGGTTGAACCCGGTGCCGGCCGGAGTGATCGGCGAGCTGTATCTGGCGGGCCGCGGGGTGGGCGTTGGGTATGTGCGCCGGGCCGGGTTGACCGGGTCACGCTTCGTGGCGTGCCCGTTCGGCGGGCCGGGGACGCGGATGTATCGCACCGGAGATCTGGTCCGCTGGGGCCCCGATGGGCAGCTGCACTACCTTGGACGCGCCGATGAACAAGTCAAGATCCGCGGCTACCGCATCGAACTCGGCGAAATCCAAACCGCGCTAAGCGCATTGGACGGCGTCGAGCAAGCCGCCGTCATCGCCCGCGAAGACCGCCCCGGCGACAAACGCCTAGTCGGCTACATCACCGGCACCGCAGACCCCACCCAGGCGCGGACCGCCCTGGCCGAGCGGCTACCGGCCTACATGATCCCGGCGGCGGTGGTAGTCATCCAGGCGCTGCCACTGACCCCCAACGGCAAACTCGACACCCGCGCCCTGCCCGCGCCGGAATACACCGTTGGTCCCTATCGGCCTCCGGGCAGCGCCATCGAGGAGATCCTGGCCGGCATCTACGCCCAGGTGCTGGGGCTCGACCGGGTCGGCATCGACGACTCCTTCTTCGACCTGGGCGGCGACAGCATCTTGTCGATGCAGGTAGTGGCCCGCGCCCGGGCGGCGGGGCTGATCTGCCGCCCCCGCGACGTCTTCGTCGAGCAGACCGTGGCCCGGCTGGCCCGGGTGGCCACGGTCGCCGACGGCATCGCCGGGGTGGTCGATGAGGGTGTCGGGCCGGTGATTGCGACTCCGATCATGTGCTGGCTGCGGTCCGTGGACGGCCCGATCGATGAGTTCAACCAGACCATCGTCATGTCCGCCCCCGTCGGGGCCACCGAGTCTGACGTCGTGGCGGTGCTGCAGGCGTTGCTGGACCGGCATGCCATGTTGCGGCTGCGCGTGGATAGCGACGGCGCCGACGGCTGGTCGCTGTGGGTGCCCAATGCCGGGTTGGTCGATGCCGGCGCATGTCTGCAACGGGTCGACGTGCTCTCGGATGATGCCCTGGTGGCGGCCCGGGCCCGGCTGAACCCGGCCACCGGCAGCATGCTCAGCGCGCTGTGGGTAGCCGACACCGGCCAGTTGGCGATGATCATTCACCACCTGGCCATCGACGGGGTGTCCTGGCGAATCTTGCTCGAAGACCTCAACATCGCCTGGGCCCAACACCACAGCGGCCAACCGATCGCCCTACCACCAGGCGGCACCTCGTTCGTCCGATGGTCAACGCTGCTCGACCAGCACGCCCGCCACCCCCACGTCGTGGCCCACGCCGACACCTGGAAACAGCTGACCGCGACCCCGGCCAGGCTGCCCGCCGTGCAAGCAGCAGTGGATACCTACGCCAGCGCCGGACAGCTCACCGCGCAGCTGGACAGCGAGCTCACCCGCATGCTGCTCGGCGAGGTGCCCGCAGCCTTCCACGCCGGCGTGCAAGACATCTTGTTGATCGCCTTCGCGATGGCACTCGCCCAGTTCTTGGGACACCGGCGACACCCCGATCGGCATCGACGTCGAAGGCCACGGCCGCCACGAGGAACTGGCCGCCGAGGTCGACCTGTCCCGCACCGTGGGGATGGTTCACCACCAAATACCCGGTGTCCTTGA
- a CDS encoding ABC transporter ATP-binding protein, which produces MELSARTAVEPAIRVDGLTKRFGRIAAVEDLSLSVAPGEVFGFLGPNGAGKSTTIRLLLGLIRPTAGTAKIFGCSAHDVRRSHRHIAYVPADVALWPRLTGAEILELLGSLGRGVDAAYRDELVDRFDLELDKPAKTYSTGNRQKVALVAAFATRAPLLVLDEPTSGVDPLMEREFRGCVAEARERGQTVFLSSHQLAEVEAVCDRVAILRAGRLVEVDSIADLRRLHRTVVEVSYRGGQPFLQDVATVSGVEQLDGERLRFNLTGPPAGALRALAAADITALAVHEPTLEEIFLDYYGDSAR; this is translated from the coding sequence ATGGAACTCTCGGCGCGGACTGCGGTCGAACCTGCTATCCGGGTCGACGGACTGACAAAACGGTTCGGCCGCATCGCGGCCGTGGAGGATCTGAGTCTGAGCGTCGCGCCCGGCGAGGTGTTCGGATTCTTGGGCCCCAACGGTGCCGGCAAGTCGACGACGATTCGCCTGCTGCTCGGATTGATTCGCCCGACCGCGGGCACTGCGAAGATATTCGGTTGCTCTGCGCATGACGTCCGCCGGTCCCATCGTCACATCGCATACGTGCCCGCTGATGTTGCGCTGTGGCCGCGACTGACGGGCGCGGAAATCCTTGAGCTGCTTGGCTCTTTGGGCCGCGGTGTCGATGCGGCCTACCGCGACGAGTTGGTCGATCGTTTCGATCTCGAGCTCGACAAGCCGGCCAAAACATATTCGACCGGCAACCGACAGAAGGTGGCACTTGTTGCTGCATTCGCGACACGGGCGCCGCTTCTGGTGCTCGATGAACCGACAAGCGGTGTGGACCCGTTGATGGAAAGGGAATTTCGCGGCTGTGTCGCCGAAGCGCGCGAGCGAGGCCAGACGGTGTTCCTCAGCTCTCATCAGTTGGCCGAGGTAGAAGCCGTGTGCGACCGGGTAGCGATTCTGCGTGCCGGGCGACTCGTCGAAGTCGACAGCATCGCCGATCTACGCCGGTTGCATCGGACCGTGGTCGAGGTGTCCTATCGCGGCGGTCAGCCTTTCCTGCAGGACGTTGCGACCGTGTCGGGTGTCGAACAGCTGGACGGTGAACGGTTGCGGTTCAACCTAACTGGACCGCCGGCGGGCGCGCTTCGAGCGCTCGCCGCAGCTGACATCACCGCGCTCGCGGTGCACGAGCCGACACTCGAGGAGATCTTTCTCGACTACTACGGCGATTCCGCGCGATGA